The Corynebacterium suranareeae genome window below encodes:
- a CDS encoding catalase: protein MSEQSAVDQIVDRGMRPKLSGNTTRHNGAPVPSENISTTAGPQGPNVLNDIHLIEKLAHFNRENVPERIPHAKGHGAFGELHITEDVSQYTKADLFQPGKVTPLAIRFSTVAGEQGSPDTWRDVHGFALRFYTEEGNYDIVGNNTPTFFLRDGMKFPDFIHSQKRLNKNGLRDADMQWDFWTRTPESAHQVTYLMGDRGTPKTSRHQDGFGSHTFQWINAEGKPVWVKYHFKTRQGWDCFTDAEAAEVAGQNADYQREDLYNAIENGDFPIWDVKVQIMPFEDAENYRWNPFDLTKTWSQKDYPLIPVGYFILNRNPRNFFAQIEQIALDPGNIVPGVGLSPDRMLQARVFAYADQQRYRIGPNYRDLPVNRPINEVNTYSREGSMQYIFDAEGEPSYSPNRYDKGAGYLDNGQDSSSNHTSYGQADDIYVNPDPHGTDLVRAAYVKHQDDDDFIQPGILYREVLDEGEKERLADNISNAMQGISEETEPRVYDYWNKVDENLGARVKELYLQKKA from the coding sequence ATGTCTGAGCAGTCAGCAGTAGACCAGATCGTGGATCGCGGAATGCGTCCAAAGCTTTCTGGAAACACCACCCGCCACAACGGAGCGCCAGTTCCATCTGAGAACATCTCCACAACCGCAGGCCCACAGGGGCCTAACGTTCTCAATGACATCCACCTCATTGAGAAGCTGGCACACTTTAACCGTGAGAACGTTCCAGAGCGTATTCCTCACGCAAAGGGCCACGGCGCTTTCGGTGAACTGCACATTACTGAAGACGTTTCCCAGTACACCAAGGCAGACCTTTTCCAGCCCGGCAAGGTCACCCCACTGGCTATTCGTTTCTCCACCGTTGCTGGTGAGCAGGGCTCCCCAGATACCTGGCGTGACGTTCACGGTTTCGCTCTTCGCTTCTACACTGAAGAGGGCAACTACGACATCGTGGGTAACAACACCCCAACCTTCTTCCTTCGTGACGGCATGAAGTTCCCTGACTTCATCCACTCCCAGAAGCGCCTCAACAAGAACGGTCTGCGCGATGCAGACATGCAGTGGGATTTCTGGACCCGCACCCCTGAATCAGCACACCAGGTGACCTATCTGATGGGTGACCGCGGTACCCCTAAGACCTCCCGCCACCAGGATGGTTTCGGCTCCCACACCTTCCAGTGGATCAACGCTGAAGGCAAGCCAGTATGGGTTAAGTACCACTTCAAGACCCGCCAGGGCTGGGATTGCTTCACCGACGCTGAGGCAGCAGAGGTTGCTGGCCAGAACGCTGATTACCAGCGCGAGGACCTTTACAACGCAATCGAAAACGGCGACTTCCCAATCTGGGACGTCAAGGTTCAGATCATGCCTTTCGAGGATGCAGAGAACTACCGTTGGAACCCATTCGATCTGACCAAGACCTGGTCTCAGAAGGATTACCCACTGATCCCAGTTGGTTACTTCATTCTGAACCGCAACCCACGCAACTTCTTCGCACAGATCGAGCAGATTGCACTGGATCCAGGCAACATCGTTCCAGGTGTTGGACTGTCCCCAGACCGCATGCTTCAGGCCCGTGTCTTCGCATATGCTGATCAGCAGCGTTACCGCATTGGACCTAACTACCGCGATCTGCCAGTAAACCGTCCAATCAACGAGGTCAACACCTACAGCCGCGAAGGTTCCATGCAGTACATCTTCGATGCTGAAGGCGAGCCATCCTACAGCCCTAACCGCTACGACAAGGGTGCAGGCTACTTGGACAATGGTCAGGACTCTTCCTCCAACCACACCTCCTACGGCCAGGCTGACGATATCTACGTCAACCCAGATCCACACGGCACCGATCTGGTTCGCGCTGCATACGTTAAGCACCAGGATGATGATGACTTCATCCAGCCAGGCATCCTTTACCGCGAGGTTCTGGATGAGGGCGAGAAGGAGCGTTTGGCAGACAACATCTCCAACGCAATGCAGGGTATCTCTGAGGAAACCGAGCCACGTGTCTACGACTACTGGAACAAGGTTGATGAGAACCTCGGCGCACGCGTCAAGGAGCTTTACCTCCAGAAGAAGGCGTAA
- a CDS encoding Lrp/AsnC family transcriptional regulator, whose protein sequence is MKLDSIDRAIIAELSANARISNLALADKVRLTPGPCLRRVQRLEAEGIILGYSADIHPAVMNRGFEVTVDVTLSNFDRSTVDNFESSVAQHDEVLELHRLFGSPDYFVRIGVADLEAYEQFLSNHIQTVPGIAKISSRFAMKVVKPARPQV, encoded by the coding sequence ATGAAGCTTGATTCCATTGATCGCGCAATTATTGCTGAGCTTAGCGCGAATGCACGTATCTCAAATCTCGCACTAGCTGACAAAGTGCGTCTCACCCCGGGACCTTGCTTGAGGAGGGTGCAGCGTTTGGAGGCCGAGGGAATCATTTTGGGCTACAGTGCAGACATTCACCCCGCGGTGATGAATCGTGGATTTGAGGTGACCGTGGATGTTACACTCAGCAACTTTGACCGCTCCACAGTAGATAACTTTGAAAGCTCCGTTGCGCAGCACGATGAAGTGTTGGAGCTACATAGGCTTTTTGGTTCGCCCGATTATTTTGTCCGCATTGGTGTTGCCGATTTGGAAGCGTATGAACAATTTCTGTCTAACCACATCCAAACCGTGCCAGGAATTGCAAAGATCTCATCACGTTTTGCCATGAAAGTGGTCAAACCAGCGCGTCCCCAAGTGTGA
- the brnF gene encoding branched-chain amino acid exporter BrnF, giving the protein MQKTQEIHSSLEVSASKAALEPGDKGYRRYEIAQGLKTSLAAGLGMYPIGIAFGLLVIQYGYEWWAAPLFSGLIFAGSTEMLVIALVVGAAPLGAIALTTLLVNFRHVFYAFSFPLHVVKNPIARFYSVFALIDEAYAVTAARPAGWSAWRLISMQIAFHSYWVFGGLTGVAIAELIPFEIKGLEFALCALFVTLTLDSCRTKKQIPSLLLAALSFTIALVVIPGQALFAALLIFLGLLTIRYFFLGKAAK; this is encoded by the coding sequence GTGCAAAAAACGCAAGAGATTCATTCAAGCCTGGAGGTTTCAGCGTCCAAGGCGGCCCTGGAACCAGGGGATAAAGGTTATCGGCGCTACGAAATCGCGCAAGGTCTAAAAACCTCCCTTGCTGCAGGTTTGGGTATGTATCCGATTGGTATTGCGTTTGGTCTCTTGGTTATTCAATACGGATACGAATGGTGGGCGGCTCCACTATTTTCCGGACTCATCTTCGCAGGTTCCACGGAAATGTTGGTCATCGCCCTTGTTGTCGGTGCAGCTCCCTTGGGCGCCATCGCGCTCACCACATTGCTGGTGAACTTCCGCCACGTATTCTATGCGTTTTCATTCCCGCTGCATGTGGTCAAAAACCCCATTGCTCGCTTCTATTCGGTTTTTGCGCTTATCGACGAAGCCTACGCAGTCACTGCGGCCAGGCCCGCAGGCTGGTCAGCGTGGCGACTTATCTCGATGCAAATAGCGTTTCACTCCTACTGGGTATTCGGCGGTCTCACCGGAGTGGCGATCGCAGAGTTAATCCCTTTTGAAATTAAGGGCCTCGAATTCGCTCTTTGTGCTCTCTTTGTCACGCTGACTTTGGATTCCTGTCGAACGAAGAAACAGATCCCTTCTTTGCTGCTCGCAGCTTTGAGCTTCACCATCGCTCTTGTGGTAATTCCAGGCCAGGCCCTATTTGCAGCGCTGCTGATCTTCTTAGGGCTGTTGACTATCCGGTACTTCTTCTTGGGAAAGGCTGCTAAATGA
- the brnE gene encoding branched-chain amino acid exporter BrnE, translated as MTTDFSYILLVVAVCAVITFALRAVPFLILKPLRESQFVGKMAMWMPAGILAILTASTFRGNTIDLKTLTLGLIAVVITVVAHLLGGRRTLLSVGAGTIVFVGLVNLF; from the coding sequence ATGACAACTGATTTCTCCTATATTCTCCTTGTTGTCGCGGTGTGTGCAGTCATTACTTTTGCGCTCCGGGCGGTTCCGTTCTTAATCCTCAAACCTCTGCGTGAATCACAATTTGTGGGCAAAATGGCGATGTGGATGCCTGCAGGAATCCTTGCAATTTTGACCGCCTCTACATTTCGCGGCAACACGATAGATCTAAAGACTCTAACTCTTGGCCTCATTGCTGTTGTGATTACGGTGGTGGCGCATCTTCTTGGTGGTCGGCGCACGCTGCTCAGCGTTGGCGCTGGCACCATCGTTTTTGTTGGACTGGTGAACCTGTTCTAA
- a CDS encoding ArsR/SmtB family transcription factor: MTTPIDLPLINPAECCSLAAEPLSEDDAERYAEIFKALGEPVRLRILSHLAAEGCAPTTVNELTEIMGLSQPTISHHLKKMTDAGLLVRIPEGRTVFHQVQPETFASLRTILQIG; encoded by the coding sequence ATGACCACACCCATCGACCTACCGCTCATTAACCCTGCAGAATGCTGCTCACTAGCGGCAGAACCTCTCAGTGAGGACGATGCCGAACGTTACGCCGAGATTTTCAAAGCGCTCGGGGAGCCAGTTCGTTTGAGAATCCTGTCCCACCTTGCAGCAGAAGGTTGCGCCCCCACTACGGTCAACGAACTCACCGAGATCATGGGACTTAGTCAACCCACCATCTCCCACCACCTGAAAAAGATGACTGACGCTGGTCTATTGGTAAGAATCCCTGAAGGTCGTACCGTCTTCCACCAAGTTCAACCGGAGACGTTCGCCAGCCTGCGCACAATCCTTCAAATCGGCTAA
- the arsB gene encoding ACR3 family arsenite efflux transporter: MSFLDRWLAAWIFLAMAAGLMIGKVFPGIGTLLSAVEISGISIPIAIGLIVMMYPPLAKVRYDKTKEITTDRTLMVVSIVLNWIVGPALMFILAWLFLPDQPELRTGLIIVGLARCIAMVLVWSDLACGDREATAVLVAINSVFQILMFGVLGWFYLQILPSWLGLDTTSVTFSVISIVTSVLVFLGVPLVAGVLSRVIGEKAKGRRWYEDTFLPKISPLALIGLLYTIVVLFSLQGDEITAQPWTVARLALPLLIYFVGMFFISLVVSKLSGLTYERAASVSFTAAGNNFELAIAVSIGTFGATSPQALAGTIGPLIEVPVLVGLVYVMLWLGPKIFKKENAGS; encoded by the coding sequence ATGTCGTTCCTCGACCGCTGGTTAGCCGCTTGGATCTTCTTGGCGATGGCGGCCGGATTGATGATCGGCAAGGTTTTTCCAGGAATTGGGACGCTTTTGAGTGCGGTGGAAATCAGTGGAATTTCCATTCCAATTGCCATTGGCCTGATCGTCATGATGTATCCACCTTTGGCCAAGGTGCGCTACGACAAAACTAAAGAAATCACCACAGACCGCACTCTCATGGTGGTGTCGATTGTGTTGAACTGGATCGTTGGACCAGCACTCATGTTTATCCTGGCGTGGCTGTTTCTTCCCGATCAACCAGAGCTTCGCACTGGGCTAATTATTGTCGGCCTTGCGCGCTGTATCGCGATGGTTTTGGTATGGAGTGATCTTGCCTGTGGCGACCGGGAAGCAACTGCTGTGCTGGTAGCCATTAACTCGGTGTTCCAGATCCTCATGTTCGGTGTGCTTGGTTGGTTTTACTTGCAGATTCTTCCCTCGTGGCTGGGGCTTGACACCACGTCGGTGACTTTCTCTGTGATATCAATCGTGACATCCGTTCTCGTGTTCTTGGGCGTACCACTTGTAGCTGGTGTTTTATCCCGCGTCATTGGTGAAAAAGCAAAGGGACGACGCTGGTACGAAGACACGTTCCTGCCCAAGATTTCACCCTTGGCGCTGATAGGTTTGCTGTACACAATTGTTGTGCTGTTTTCTTTGCAGGGGGATGAAATTACAGCGCAGCCATGGACGGTGGCTCGGCTAGCACTGCCATTGTTGATTTATTTTGTGGGTATGTTTTTCATTTCCCTGGTGGTATCCAAACTATCCGGGTTAACTTATGAGCGTGCTGCTTCCGTGTCTTTTACTGCAGCAGGAAACAACTTCGAACTAGCGATTGCAGTATCGATTGGCACATTTGGTGCGACATCACCGCAGGCGTTAGCCGGAACGATCGGCCCTTTGATTGAAGTCCCAGTATTAGTTGGATTGGTTTATGTCATGTTGTGGCTTGGACCAAAAATCTTTAAAAAGGAGAATGCAGGATCATGA
- a CDS encoding arsenate-mycothiol transferase ArsC: MKSVLFVCVGNGGKSQMAAALAQKYASDSVEIHSAGTKPAQGLNQLSVESIAEVGADMSQGIPKGIDPELLSTVDRVIILGDDAQIDMPEAATGTLERWSIVEPDAQGMERMRIVRDQIDNRVQALLAE; this comes from the coding sequence ATGAAATCAGTTTTGTTTGTGTGCGTCGGAAATGGCGGAAAATCACAGATGGCGGCGGCGCTGGCACAGAAGTATGCGTCAGATTCAGTAGAGATCCATTCTGCCGGAACCAAGCCTGCCCAGGGGCTAAACCAATTGTCTGTGGAATCCATCGCTGAGGTGGGTGCTGATATGTCGCAAGGAATTCCCAAAGGGATTGATCCGGAGCTGCTGAGCACTGTCGATCGCGTGATCATTTTGGGCGATGATGCGCAGATAGATATGCCTGAAGCCGCAACAGGCACACTTGAGCGTTGGTCAATTGTGGAGCCGGATGCTCAAGGAATGGAACGCATGCGTATTGTGCGGGATCAGATCGATAATCGAGTCCAAGCTTTGCTAGCTGAATAA
- a CDS encoding Na+/H+ antiporter subunit G has product MTIPEIIVSILVILAGLFSLGTAIALWRAPDPLTRANLLGPTVGVSIPLLIIALLIHSWSVDGFNPNNFIRAIIAIIGVWVIGSVGSYYMGRSIYGVTVVDNRRSK; this is encoded by the coding sequence ATGACCATTCCAGAGATCATCGTCTCCATCCTCGTGATCCTCGCAGGTCTGTTTTCTCTAGGTACTGCAATCGCTTTGTGGCGAGCACCGGATCCGCTCACCCGAGCCAATCTGCTTGGCCCCACCGTGGGTGTTTCCATTCCGCTGCTCATCATTGCGCTGCTGATTCACAGCTGGTCCGTTGATGGATTTAACCCCAACAACTTCATCCGTGCGATCATCGCCATCATCGGCGTGTGGGTCATCGGTTCCGTTGGTTCCTACTACATGGGACGCTCTATCTATGGTGTGACCGTGGTGGATAATAGACGATCCAAATAA
- a CDS encoding cation:proton antiporter, with amino-acid sequence MTAFEIVTTVGICMFALSLLSALVLILRTKDFLTRAVLSDMVFYSMIAIYLIWVLNNPTSIAFEIALLAAVLGGVLPTLSMARIISKGRR; translated from the coding sequence ATGACTGCTTTTGAAATTGTCACCACAGTTGGCATCTGCATGTTTGCGCTCTCCCTTTTATCTGCCCTGGTTCTTATTCTGCGCACCAAAGATTTCCTCACCCGCGCTGTGCTTTCCGACATGGTTTTCTACTCCATGATCGCGATCTACCTCATCTGGGTACTCAACAACCCAACCTCGATCGCCTTTGAGATTGCACTTCTTGCCGCAGTCTTAGGTGGCGTACTCCCAACCCTGTCCATGGCTCGCATCATTTCGAAGGGACGCAGGTAA
- a CDS encoding monovalent cation/H+ antiporter subunit E — MLNALKFIPWLIGQIFLSGFSVITAAVKKDTGFNPVVIRYPLRVTTDFQIAALSTCITATPSTLSLGLREPRNPGDPTILLIQAVFGSDPVEVFESIADMEQRLVPSVASIDHGVPGQGPYKEIRPGDAEWPSREIADTAQNTVSKDKREF; from the coding sequence ATGCTTAACGCCCTGAAATTCATTCCGTGGCTGATCGGCCAGATTTTCCTCTCTGGCTTCAGCGTAATCACCGCCGCGGTGAAAAAAGACACTGGCTTCAACCCCGTTGTTATCCGCTACCCACTTCGAGTGACCACGGACTTCCAAATCGCCGCCCTGTCCACCTGCATCACCGCGACACCTTCCACCCTGTCCCTCGGACTGCGCGAACCCCGCAATCCCGGCGACCCCACTATTTTGCTGATCCAGGCAGTGTTTGGTTCCGATCCCGTGGAAGTTTTTGAATCCATCGCTGACATGGAACAGCGCCTCGTCCCGTCGGTCGCTTCAATTGACCATGGAGTCCCAGGCCAAGGCCCTTACAAGGAGATCCGCCCAGGCGATGCCGAATGGCCAAGCCGCGAGATCGCTGACACCGCCCAAAACACCGTCAGCAAAGACAAGAGGGAGTTTTAA
- a CDS encoding monovalent cation/H+ antiporter subunit D family protein, which produces MDVLLPIFVAVPLAASAIAVLLPWRLIRDILHIIVPFAGIFAGIWLFAHTAEHGPIAHNVGLYVGGVAIPFAADTFSAIMLITTSIVAVTANWFATIVGETRARFYPALTLMLITGVNGALLTADLFNFFVFIEVMLLPSYGLIAMTGTWARLASGRIFVLVNLSASTLLVAGVAIVYGVVGSVNIAALQDVVEGNPLAATAMGIVVIAIAVKAGVFPVHTWLPRTYPGTSAAVMGLFSGLHTKVAVYMLYRIWVHIFDIDPTWNWLIVAFMVVSMLVGGFAGLGENSIRRVLAYQMVNGMPFILIMMAFTSDDPQRALAAGLLYTLHHMITIGALVLTSGAIEETYGTGMLSKLSGLARREPVVAAVFAAGAFSVVGFPPFSGMWGKALILLEIARVGNVAAWIAIAAIIIASIGALFSMIRVWREVFWGGSMQQRGVSPQLRISAAKIAPALSLVILSVGMFIFAGPLIDATLTATDGLLNTDAYQQAVLGENAIGVPSPSYQGGN; this is translated from the coding sequence ATGGATGTTCTCCTTCCTATTTTCGTTGCAGTTCCCCTTGCTGCCTCTGCCATTGCGGTGCTTCTGCCGTGGCGTCTCATCCGCGATATTTTGCACATCATCGTGCCTTTCGCGGGTATTTTTGCTGGCATCTGGCTGTTTGCACACACCGCTGAACACGGCCCGATTGCTCACAACGTGGGCCTTTATGTTGGTGGCGTGGCAATCCCCTTTGCTGCCGATACGTTCAGCGCCATCATGTTGATCACCACCTCCATCGTGGCTGTCACCGCCAACTGGTTTGCCACCATCGTTGGTGAAACCCGCGCACGTTTCTACCCAGCGCTCACATTGATGCTGATCACGGGCGTTAACGGTGCTCTTCTGACCGCCGATCTGTTCAACTTCTTCGTGTTCATCGAAGTCATGCTGCTGCCGTCCTACGGTTTGATCGCCATGACTGGTACTTGGGCACGCCTGGCGTCTGGCCGAATTTTCGTGCTGGTTAACCTGTCCGCGTCGACCCTGCTGGTTGCAGGTGTGGCGATTGTCTACGGCGTTGTCGGTTCTGTAAATATCGCAGCGCTTCAAGATGTCGTAGAGGGCAACCCACTGGCTGCCACCGCCATGGGCATCGTGGTTATCGCCATCGCCGTTAAGGCCGGAGTTTTCCCCGTCCACACCTGGCTGCCCCGCACCTACCCCGGTACCTCTGCTGCCGTGATGGGCTTGTTCTCTGGTTTGCACACCAAAGTCGCGGTCTACATGCTCTACCGCATTTGGGTGCACATCTTTGACATCGATCCCACCTGGAACTGGCTGATCGTGGCCTTCATGGTGGTATCCATGCTGGTCGGTGGCTTCGCAGGCCTTGGTGAAAACTCCATCCGCCGCGTCCTTGCCTACCAAATGGTCAACGGCATGCCATTCATTCTCATCATGATGGCGTTTACCTCCGACGATCCACAGCGCGCACTCGCCGCTGGTTTGTTGTACACCTTGCACCACATGATCACCATCGGCGCGCTGGTCCTGACCTCCGGCGCGATCGAAGAAACCTACGGCACCGGCATGCTGTCCAAACTGTCCGGCCTTGCGCGCCGCGAGCCCGTCGTCGCAGCAGTGTTCGCCGCAGGTGCCTTCTCTGTTGTCGGTTTCCCACCGTTTTCGGGTATGTGGGGCAAAGCGCTGATCCTGCTGGAAATCGCCCGCGTCGGCAATGTCGCAGCATGGATCGCTATCGCCGCAATCATCATCGCCAGCATCGGTGCGCTGTTCTCCATGATCCGCGTGTGGCGCGAAGTCTTTTGGGGTGGCTCGATGCAGCAGCGCGGCGTTTCGCCGCAGCTGCGCATCAGCGCCGCAAAAATCGCCCCAGCACTCAGCCTTGTCATTTTATCGGTAGGCATGTTCATCTTCGCGGGCCCGCTTATCGACGCGACCCTCACCGCCACCGACGGCCTCTTGAACACCGATGCATATCAGCAGGCCGTGCTCGGTGAAAATGCCATTGGTGTGCCAAGCCCTAGCTACCAGGGAGGAAACTAA
- a CDS encoding cation:proton antiporter subunit C yields MILAFTVAILFGGGVYLIQQRGMVRIVFGMSLIGHAANLTILYSGVPAWRGEAFPDRTALADAADPLPQAFVLTAIVIAMATTTIMLALAALGRGDDTRSIEPDDDQSPLTTSARSVINPTDQEDKA; encoded by the coding sequence ATGATTCTCGCATTCACCGTGGCAATCCTATTCGGCGGAGGTGTCTACCTCATCCAGCAGCGCGGCATGGTGCGCATCGTTTTCGGCATGTCATTAATCGGCCACGCCGCCAACCTCACCATTTTGTACTCCGGCGTTCCAGCGTGGCGTGGCGAAGCATTCCCAGACCGCACCGCGCTTGCCGACGCCGCCGATCCCCTCCCCCAGGCGTTCGTGCTGACTGCGATCGTGATCGCCATGGCGACCACCACCATCATGTTGGCGTTGGCAGCTTTGGGACGTGGCGATGACACCCGCTCAATCGAACCGGATGATGATCAATCCCCTTTGACCACTTCAGCTCGCTCCGTGATCAACCCAACTGACCAGGAGGATAAAGCTTAA